From the genome of Bacteroides sp. MSB163, one region includes:
- the thrS gene encoding threonine--tRNA ligase, with amino-acid sequence MIKITFPDGSVREYNEGVTGLQIAESISSRLAQEVLACGVNGEIYDLGRPINEDAEFVLYKWEDEQGKHAFWHTSAHLLAEALQELYPGIQFGIGPAIENGFYYDVDPGEAVIKESDLPVIEAKMAELVAKKEAVVRESISKTDALKKFGDRGENYKCELISELEDGRITTYTQGAFTDLCRGPHLMTTAPIKAIKLMSVAGAYWRGHEDRKMMTRIYGITFPKKKMLDEYLAMLEEAKKRDHRKIGKEMDLFMFSDTVGKGLPMWLPKGTALRLRLQEFLRRIQARYDYQEVITPPIGNKLLYITSGHYAKYGKDSFQPIHTPEEGEEYFLKPMNCPHHCMIYKNSPRSYKDLPLRLAEFGTVCRYEQSGELHGLTRVRSFTQDDAHIFCRPDQVKDEFLRVMDIISIVFRSMDFANVEAQISLRDKVNREKYIGSDENWERAEQSIIEACEEKGLTARIEYGEAAFYGPKLDFMVKDAIGRRWQLGTIQVDYNLPERFELEYTGADNQKHRPVMIHRAPFGSMERFVAVLIEHTAGKFPLWLTPEQVAILPISEKFNDYAQEVKKFLKQYDIRAIVDERNEKIGRKIRDNELKRIPYMLIVGEKEAENREVSVRKQGEGDKGTMKFEEFAKILNEEVQNMINKW; translated from the coding sequence ATGATAAAGATAACATTTCCAGACGGCTCCGTACGTGAGTATAACGAAGGAGTAACGGGACTGCAGATTGCAGAAAGTATCAGTTCACGCCTGGCACAGGAAGTGCTGGCATGTGGCGTGAACGGTGAGATTTATGATTTGGGACGTCCTATCAATGAGGATGCTGAGTTTGTTCTCTATAAATGGGAAGATGAGCAGGGCAAACACGCTTTTTGGCATACCAGTGCTCACTTGCTGGCCGAAGCTTTACAGGAATTGTATCCGGGTATTCAGTTCGGTATTGGTCCTGCTATCGAAAACGGTTTCTATTATGATGTGGATCCGGGGGAAGCTGTCATTAAAGAATCTGACCTTCCGGTTATTGAAGCCAAGATGGCAGAATTAGTGGCGAAGAAGGAAGCTGTTGTAAGAGAAAGTATTTCAAAAACGGATGCATTGAAGAAATTCGGTGACCGTGGTGAGAACTATAAGTGTGAGTTGATCTCCGAATTGGAAGATGGTCGCATAACAACTTATACACAAGGTGCTTTCACGGATTTATGCCGTGGTCCACACTTGATGACTACCGCGCCGATCAAGGCTATTAAGTTGATGTCGGTGGCCGGTGCATATTGGCGTGGACATGAGGATCGTAAGATGATGACGCGTATTTATGGTATCACATTCCCGAAAAAGAAAATGTTGGATGAATATCTGGCTATGCTGGAAGAAGCCAAGAAGCGTGATCATCGTAAGATCGGCAAGGAAATGGATTTATTTATGTTCTCCGACACAGTGGGTAAAGGACTGCCGATGTGGTTGCCGAAGGGGACTGCGCTGCGCTTGCGTCTGCAGGAATTCTTGCGTCGTATCCAGGCACGTTACGATTATCAGGAGGTTATCACTCCCCCGATCGGTAACAAGTTGTTGTATATCACTTCCGGTCACTATGCAAAATATGGTAAAGATTCGTTCCAACCTATTCATACGCCCGAAGAAGGAGAGGAGTACTTCTTGAAACCGATGAATTGTCCTCATCACTGTATGATTTATAAGAATTCTCCGCGATCATATAAAGATTTGCCTTTGCGCTTGGCTGAGTTTGGTACAGTTTGTCGTTATGAGCAAAGTGGTGAATTACATGGATTAACGCGTGTACGTAGTTTTACGCAGGATGATGCACATATCTTCTGCCGTCCCGATCAGGTGAAGGATGAATTCTTGCGTGTGATGGATATTATTTCAATCGTATTCCGTTCCATGGACTTTGCCAATGTAGAGGCTCAGATTTCCTTGCGTGACAAAGTGAATCGTGAAAAATATATTGGTAGCGATGAAAACTGGGAAAGAGCTGAACAATCTATCATTGAGGCTTGTGAAGAAAAGGGCTTGACTGCCAGAATTGAGTATGGTGAAGCTGCTTTCTATGGTCCGAAGTTGGATTTTATGGTGAAAGATGCTATCGGCCGCCGTTGGCAGTTGGGTACCATTCAGGTGGACTATAACTTGCCGGAGCGTTTTGAATTGGAATATACAGGCGCTGATAATCAGAAACATCGTCCGGTAATGATACACCGTGCGCCGTTTGGTTCTATGGAGCGTTTTGTTGCTGTGCTTATTGAGCATACGGCTGGTAAATTCCCATTGTGGCTGACTCCTGAACAGGTGGCTATTCTGCCCATTAGCGAAAAATTCAATGACTACGCACAAGAAGTGAAGAAATTCTTGAAACAATACGATATTCGTGCAATTGTGGATGAGCGTAACGAGAAGATAGGACGTAAGATTCGCGATAACGAATTGAAGCGTATTCCTTACATGTTGATTGTGGGTGAAAAAGAAGCTGAGAATAGAGAAGTTTCTGTCCGCAAGCAAGGGGAAGGCGATAAGGGTACCATGAAATTTGAAGAATTTGCTAAAATTTTGAACGAAGAAGTTCAGAATATGATAAATAAATGGTAA
- a CDS encoding tetratricopeptide repeat protein, which produces MIKKILTAFLLLPTLLCAQINTERVMTIARNALYFEDYVLSIQYFNQVINAKPYLYEPYFFRGLAKINLDDFQGAEADCNAAIQRNPFVVGAYQIRGLARIRQNNYDGAIEDYKTALRYDPENLVLWHNLSLCHMQKEDYGAAKEDLGKLLKIAPRYTRAYLMRGEVSLKQKDTIQALNDFEKAIEMDRYDPDGWGARAIVRLQQGKYADAEADLDHSIHLSAKNAGNYINRALARFHQNNLRGAMSDYDLALDIDPNNFLGHYNRGLLRAQVGDDNRAIEDFDFVLQIEPDNMMATFNRGLLRAQTGNYRGAISDYSKVIDEYPNFMAGYYHRAEARKKIGDRKGAEQDEFKLMKMQIDKRNGVTADNKDVADNNAQDGEDKSKTRKKSDKNMDNYRKIVIADDSEQDEKYKSDYRGRVQDRNVSVKMEPMYALTYYEKLSEVKRIVHFHKYIEELNHSKLFPKPLRITNMEAPLTEEQVRFHFALVDSHTSDIVTDDKDAKKRFLRGLDFYLVQDFASSIDDFTQAILLDDKFFPAYFMRALVRYKQLEYKKAEAELTEGVPGASPDSKKQPEVTSIDYDIVKNDLDHVIQLAPDFVYGYYNRANVLSMLKDYRGALEDYNKAIELNKDFAEAYFNRGLTHIFLGNNKQGITDLSKAGELGIVSAYNIIKRFTDTRE; this is translated from the coding sequence ATGATAAAAAAGATACTGACGGCTTTCCTGTTGCTTCCAACGTTGCTGTGTGCGCAGATCAATACGGAGCGGGTGATGACAATCGCGCGTAACGCATTGTATTTTGAAGACTATGTGCTTTCTATCCAGTATTTCAACCAGGTAATTAACGCTAAGCCTTATTTATATGAGCCTTACTTTTTTCGTGGTTTGGCAAAGATTAATTTGGATGATTTCCAAGGTGCGGAAGCGGACTGTAATGCTGCTATCCAGCGTAATCCTTTTGTGGTGGGCGCTTATCAGATACGTGGATTGGCTCGTATCCGGCAGAATAATTATGACGGAGCCATAGAGGATTATAAGACAGCCTTGAGATATGATCCGGAAAATCTTGTCTTGTGGCATAATCTTTCTCTTTGCCACATGCAGAAGGAGGACTATGGAGCAGCTAAAGAGGATCTGGGGAAATTGTTGAAAATAGCGCCCAGATATACTCGTGCTTATCTGATGCGTGGTGAAGTATCACTGAAGCAGAAAGATACGATACAGGCCTTGAATGATTTTGAAAAGGCGATTGAAATGGATCGCTATGATCCCGATGGGTGGGGAGCACGTGCTATTGTCCGTCTGCAACAAGGAAAGTATGCGGATGCTGAAGCTGACTTGGATCATTCTATTCATTTGAGTGCAAAGAATGCGGGTAATTATATTAATCGTGCATTGGCTCGTTTTCATCAGAATAATTTGAGAGGTGCCATGAGTGATTATGATCTGGCATTGGATATTGATCCGAATAACTTCCTCGGACACTATAACCGTGGTTTGCTTCGTGCTCAGGTGGGTGATGATAACCGTGCAATAGAAGACTTTGATTTCGTTCTGCAGATAGAGCCGGATAATATGATGGCAACCTTTAACCGTGGTTTGCTACGTGCGCAGACCGGAAATTATCGTGGTGCAATCAGCGATTATTCGAAAGTGATTGATGAATACCCCAACTTTATGGCAGGATATTATCATCGTGCTGAAGCTCGTAAGAAGATCGGTGATCGTAAGGGGGCTGAACAGGATGAATTCAAACTCATGAAGATGCAGATTGACAAACGTAACGGAGTTACGGCAGATAATAAGGATGTCGCAGATAATAATGCTCAGGATGGTGAGGATAAGAGCAAGACGCGTAAGAAGTCCGATAAGAATATGGACAATTACCGGAAGATTGTGATTGCTGACGACTCTGAGCAGGATGAGAAGTATAAGAGTGATTACCGCGGACGTGTACAGGACCGGAATGTATCTGTCAAGATGGAACCGATGTATGCGCTGACCTATTATGAGAAATTAAGCGAGGTAAAACGTATCGTTCATTTCCATAAGTATATCGAGGAGTTGAATCATTCTAAATTGTTCCCGAAGCCTTTGCGCATCACCAATATGGAAGCTCCGTTGACGGAAGAACAAGTGAGATTCCATTTTGCTTTGGTCGACTCGCATACCTCGGATATTGTAACAGATGATAAAGATGCCAAGAAACGTTTCTTACGTGGGCTTGACTTCTATTTGGTTCAAGACTTTGCCAGCTCCATTGATGACTTTACGCAGGCGATTTTGCTGGATGATAAGTTCTTCCCGGCTTATTTCATGCGAGCATTGGTGCGCTACAAACAGCTGGAATATAAAAAAGCGGAAGCTGAGTTAACTGAAGGTGTTCCCGGAGCTTCTCCCGATAGTAAGAAACAACCAGAAGTAACGTCAATAGATTATGATATTGTGAAAAATGATTTGGATCATGTCATCCAATTGGCTCCTGATTTTGTTTATGGCTATTATAACCGTGCCAATGTATTATCAATGTTGAAAGATTACCGTGGAGCATTAGAGGATTATAATAAGGCTATTGAATTGAACAAAGACTTTGCTGAAGCTTATTTCAACCGTGGTTTGACTCATATCTTCCTGGGTAACAACAAGCAGGGAATTACAGATCTGAGTAAGGCGGGTGAATTGGGTATCGTATCGGCTTATAATATTATAAAGAGGTTTACCGATACGCGTGAATAA
- the def gene encoding peptide deformylase, whose product MILPIYVYGQPVLRKVAEDITPDYPGLKELIANMFETMDHAEGVGLAAPQIGLPIRVVVVDLDVLSEDYPEYKNFRKAYINPHILEVSGEEISMEEGCLSLPGIHESVKRGNKIHVTYMDEDMVEHDEVVEGYLARVMQHEFDHLEGKMFIDHLSPLRKQMIKGKLNAMLKGKAHCTYKVKTVK is encoded by the coding sequence ATGATTTTACCCATTTACGTGTACGGGCAGCCCGTATTGAGAAAAGTGGCGGAAGATATTACTCCCGACTATCCTGGTTTGAAAGAGTTAATAGCGAATATGTTCGAAACGATGGACCATGCAGAAGGTGTGGGACTTGCTGCTCCACAAATTGGACTTCCTATTCGTGTTGTAGTAGTAGATTTGGATGTACTGTCTGAAGATTATCCGGAGTATAAGAATTTTCGGAAAGCATATATCAATCCTCATATCCTTGAAGTATCTGGTGAAGAAATATCTATGGAAGAAGGATGTTTGAGTCTTCCTGGTATCCATGAGTCTGTGAAACGCGGTAATAAAATTCATGTTACATATATGGATGAAGATATGGTGGAGCATGATGAGGTTGTTGAAGGTTATCTGGCGCGTGTGATGCAACATGAGTTTGACCATCTGGAGGGAAAGATGTTTATTGATCACTTGTCTCCCCTGCGTAAACAAATGATTAAGGGAAAACTGAATGCGATGTTGAAGGGCAAGGCTCATTGCACGTATAAAGTGAAAACTGTGAAATAA
- the ruvX gene encoding Holliday junction resolvase RuvX, with the protein MSRILAIDYGKKRTGIAVSDTLQMIANGLTTVPTHELLTFILDYVGKEPVERILVGLPKQMNNEASENMKRIEPFVRSLKKKLPAMPIEYVDERFTSVLAHRTMLEAGLKKKDRQNKALVDEISATIILQSYLENKRFAL; encoded by the coding sequence ATGAGTAGAATATTAGCGATTGATTACGGTAAAAAGCGTACGGGGATAGCCGTCAGCGATACGTTGCAAATGATTGCTAACGGGTTGACAACTGTGCCTACACATGAACTGTTGACGTTCATCCTTGATTATGTAGGAAAAGAACCGGTGGAACGCATTCTTGTAGGGCTTCCTAAACAAATGAACAATGAAGCTTCGGAAAATATGAAGCGAATAGAGCCTTTTGTTCGTTCGTTGAAGAAAAAATTGCCGGCAATGCCTATTGAGTATGTTGACGAGCGTTTTACTTCTGTTTTGGCACATCGTACTATGCTGGAGGCTGGGCTGAAGAAAAAAGATCGACAGAATAAAGCTTTGGTAGATGAAATCAGTGCGACTATTATCCTACAAAGTTATTTGGAGAATAAACGTTTTGCCTTATAA
- a CDS encoding OmpA family protein — protein sequence MKSKLVILSLLLSGAAVVATAQTKEKYYSESWKDNIFISVGVGAQAGTNPDSKFGKTVTPLINLSVGKYISPIWGVRGQIYGWQSKQETAYPFLDLDNRKERKENYVGLNADAMLNLTNLICGYNPDRLFELSVFAGPSVNIVKNYADWQLGYKTDAGVTTPNGDTKYTTTIDPATTTPVNHDLRWLVGASVGVGAKFNVNRSLAIDVEARGQVTPSILGAYSSANTDGYIHLTAGVTYTFGGKKFVACGSKVDQNAINNEINKYRSELAQAQADLANAKNALANAKPVTKEVVKEIEVAGPRAIFFKIGSARIDDYGMVNIQLAAKILKANPDKKYKVAGYADKATGSASWNQKLSEKRAQAVYDALIKEGVNKDQLELVGFGGTANMFGKNYLNRVVILE from the coding sequence ATGAAAAGTAAATTAGTAATATTATCTTTACTGTTGTCGGGAGCAGCTGTTGTTGCCACTGCACAAACTAAGGAGAAGTACTACAGTGAGAGCTGGAAGGACAATATCTTTATTAGTGTGGGGGTGGGTGCACAGGCCGGTACAAATCCTGACAGCAAATTTGGTAAGACAGTGACTCCTCTGATCAATCTATCAGTGGGTAAGTACATTTCTCCTATATGGGGAGTTCGTGGACAAATCTACGGTTGGCAATCAAAGCAGGAAACTGCTTATCCATTTCTGGATTTGGATAATCGCAAGGAACGCAAAGAAAATTATGTAGGGTTGAACGCTGATGCTATGTTGAACCTTACCAACTTGATTTGTGGTTATAATCCAGATCGTTTATTTGAGTTGAGTGTATTCGCAGGTCCTTCGGTTAACATAGTGAAAAACTATGCAGATTGGCAATTGGGATATAAAACTGATGCAGGAGTAACGACTCCGAATGGAGATACGAAATATACTACAACGATTGATCCTGCAACTACTACACCTGTTAATCATGATTTACGTTGGTTGGTTGGTGCCAGTGTAGGTGTAGGAGCTAAATTTAATGTGAATAGATCTTTGGCTATCGATGTAGAAGCTCGCGGTCAGGTTACTCCGTCAATCTTGGGTGCTTATAGTAGCGCTAATACCGATGGTTATATTCATCTGACTGCAGGTGTTACTTATACTTTCGGTGGCAAGAAGTTCGTAGCTTGTGGCTCGAAAGTTGATCAGAATGCTATCAACAACGAAATCAATAAGTACAGAAGTGAGCTGGCACAAGCTCAGGCTGACCTGGCTAACGCTAAGAACGCTTTGGCTAACGCTAAGCCTGTAACTAAGGAAGTAGTGAAAGAAATTGAAGTTGCCGGTCCTCGTGCCATCTTCTTCAAGATTGGTAGCGCTCGTATCGATGATTACGGTATGGTTAACATCCAGTTGGCCGCTAAGATTCTGAAGGCTAACCCGGATAAGAAGTACAAAGTTGCCGGTTATGCTGACAAGGCTACGGGTAGCGCTTCCTGGAACCAGAAGTTGTCTGAAAAACGTGCTCAGGCTGTTTACGACGCATTGATTAAGGAAGGCGTTAATAAGGATCAGCTCGAACTCGTTGGATTCGGTGGTACTGCTAACATGTTCGGTAAGAACTATTTGAACCGAGTAGTAATTCTGGAATAA
- a CDS encoding YjbH domain-containing protein yields the protein MQIKRFITTCIFLCCAFVLSAQLTYGTTGLMHAPSAEMQKDKTIMLGANFMNKEITPPTWYYHTYNYYLNVTFFPWLEVAYTCTLFKAEALGLKPYGYSGFTNQDRYFSVRLRALKEGQFWKYMPAVVLGTSDPFTSSGGGSIGSTEGNGYFSRFYIAATKHLPIGIEEIGVHLSYLYNQRKEYKLNGVAAGITYNPSFAPDLRVIAEYDSKDFALGATYLLFNHLHLQVELQRMQYFTGGLMFRFNLK from the coding sequence ATGCAGATAAAACGATTTATAACAACGTGCATATTTTTATGCTGTGCGTTTGTACTTTCGGCTCAATTAACTTATGGTACTACAGGTTTGATGCATGCCCCTTCTGCAGAAATGCAGAAAGATAAGACAATAATGCTGGGTGCCAACTTTATGAACAAGGAGATAACTCCTCCTACGTGGTACTATCATACGTATAACTATTACCTGAACGTGACCTTTTTCCCCTGGCTGGAAGTGGCGTACACATGTACACTTTTCAAAGCGGAAGCACTGGGCTTGAAGCCTTACGGTTACTCAGGTTTTACGAATCAGGACAGATATTTCTCTGTCCGGCTGCGAGCTTTGAAAGAAGGGCAATTCTGGAAGTATATGCCGGCTGTGGTTCTGGGTACATCAGACCCGTTTACTTCTTCCGGAGGTGGTTCGATTGGTTCTACGGAAGGAAACGGATATTTCAGCCGTTTCTATATAGCCGCAACCAAGCATCTGCCGATAGGAATAGAAGAAATCGGAGTACACCTCTCTTATTTATATAATCAGAGAAAGGAGTACAAACTGAACGGAGTAGCGGCGGGTATCACTTACAATCCCAGTTTCGCACCGGATTTGAGGGTGATAGCGGAATATGATTCGAAGGATTTTGCGTTGGGTGCCACCTATTTGTTGTTCAACCATTTGCATTTACAGGTGGAATTACAACGAATGCAATATTTCACTGGTGGATTGATGTTCAGGTTCAACCTGAAATAA
- a CDS encoding carboxypeptidase-like regulatory domain-containing protein, which translates to MKKKSLFSGFNAKLALTVVALSGALLTGCYKDEGLDVNGPAGEVTLPAPVYTIAGTVVDAETLAPIASANVAGGVTATVSNGGFTAKVTDPKAYELTVSAANYEDTKVTVNVVKIEAGQTAVYPAFVAMQPKYKGTYKLAVKDTELGNLTFGTDYTIQTVSGTEVTDVNAVLGGETYIIKITKEGYVTKYVTAELLKLRSSESGKDKTIIVTLTKAPVGVVKISGVLTVNGVLYNAKAITLYNEEKSKVLGVDEGYTYNFEVPADLFTVLTRADSEKKSATFVFEIVGPNNETITFKKRIEIQDDGTSDSEVDSPINYAVNLVDPAQTKKLEKFFKTVTVDICNDDEPAGLPFNITYTDYIGTVKVEGNYETKLKEVGLTVGNPIYEQITSLMTANVIAEFGKEEKTLNSKTDFDYVIPYDNWLKTLDVTRVYNQITREVASITVNDVPVEGTLTKLNGANNVVKEANGIELSNYIVDTVSHAHSHGHGHGSGNAGGGIVVPE; encoded by the coding sequence ATGAAAAAGAAAAGTTTATTCAGTGGTTTTAATGCTAAATTGGCATTAACCGTAGTAGCCTTATCTGGGGCTCTTTTAACCGGATGTTATAAGGATGAAGGCTTGGATGTAAATGGTCCTGCCGGTGAAGTTACACTCCCGGCTCCAGTTTATACGATTGCCGGTACAGTAGTTGATGCTGAAACCTTGGCTCCCATTGCAAGCGCTAACGTAGCCGGAGGTGTTACCGCAACTGTTAGCAATGGCGGATTTACAGCAAAAGTTACGGATCCCAAAGCTTATGAACTCACTGTTAGCGCAGCTAACTATGAAGATACAAAAGTTACAGTGAATGTTGTAAAGATTGAAGCTGGTCAGACCGCTGTATATCCTGCTTTTGTTGCTATGCAACCTAAGTATAAAGGCACTTATAAGCTTGCTGTGAAAGATACTGAACTAGGTAATCTGACTTTCGGTACAGATTATACGATTCAGACTGTATCTGGAACTGAAGTTACAGATGTCAATGCTGTTCTTGGTGGTGAGACTTATATAATCAAAATCACAAAAGAAGGCTATGTAACCAAATATGTAACTGCTGAGTTGCTGAAGCTTAGATCTTCTGAAAGCGGAAAGGATAAAACTATTATCGTTACTTTGACGAAAGCTCCCGTTGGTGTAGTAAAAATCTCTGGTGTATTGACTGTTAATGGCGTTCTATATAATGCTAAAGCTATTACTTTATATAATGAGGAAAAGTCAAAGGTACTTGGAGTTGACGAAGGCTATACTTATAATTTTGAGGTTCCCGCTGACTTGTTCACTGTTCTAACAAGAGCTGACTCAGAAAAGAAATCTGCAACATTTGTCTTTGAGATTGTAGGGCCGAATAATGAAACAATTACATTCAAGAAGAGAATAGAGATTCAAGACGATGGCACAAGTGATAGTGAAGTTGATTCACCGATCAACTATGCGGTAAATCTGGTTGATCCTGCTCAGACTAAAAAACTTGAAAAATTCTTTAAAACAGTCACTGTAGATATCTGCAATGATGATGAACCGGCCGGTTTACCATTTAACATTACTTATACGGATTATATCGGTACTGTAAAAGTAGAGGGTAATTATGAGACTAAGTTGAAAGAGGTAGGACTGACAGTTGGTAATCCAATTTATGAGCAAATTACAAGCTTGATGACTGCTAATGTAATCGCGGAATTCGGTAAAGAAGAAAAAACATTAAACTCAAAAACTGATTTCGATTACGTAATTCCTTATGATAATTGGCTGAAAACACTGGATGTTACTCGTGTATATAATCAGATAACTCGTGAAGTGGCAAGTATCACAGTTAATGATGTTCCGGTTGAAGGTACATTAACGAAATTGAATGGTGCTAACAATGTAGTAAAAGAAGCTAATGGTATTGAACTTAGCAACTATATTGTAGATACTGTATCTCATGCTCACAGTCACGGTCATGGTCATGGAAGTGGTAATGCCGGTGGTGGTATTGTAGTTCCTGAATAA
- a CDS encoding site-specific integrase, producing MKEELKIKEPIKLRVKHLANGNKSIYLDMYMNGKRKYEFLKLYIIPEYNKSDRVRNSETLKLANAIKAQRIIELQNQSHGFKINKMSHIKLIDYIQGVAEKKSENEVRKTVLHAVVYHLRRYDPNDTQLSRIDKDYILGFLDYLKAAKQTHTKKEKLLHVNTQVYYYKMLRYCLNYAVSEELISANPMNKMKNEEKPHKHRTEREYLTIDELRKLAQTPFYNTLLKKAFLFSCFCGLRHSDIIALTWGDIEMDGEGNSRLHIIQKKTKEAISLPLSPEAIKQLPKREDAKDSDIIFKKLITLGRTNEILPKWAEQAGIKKHITFHTARHTHATMLLTLGVDLYTVSKLLGHTNIQTTQIYAKLVDESKKKAIDLIPNIT from the coding sequence ATGAAGGAAGAACTAAAAATAAAAGAGCCAATAAAGCTGAGAGTCAAACATCTCGCCAATGGCAATAAATCGATATATCTTGATATGTATATGAATGGGAAACGAAAATACGAGTTCCTGAAATTATATATTATACCTGAATATAATAAATCAGACAGGGTACGTAATAGTGAAACACTAAAATTAGCAAATGCCATTAAAGCCCAGAGAATTATTGAATTGCAAAATCAGAGTCATGGTTTTAAAATTAATAAAATGTCTCATATTAAACTGATTGATTATATACAGGGCGTAGCTGAGAAGAAGTCTGAGAATGAGGTGCGCAAAACGGTATTACATGCTGTAGTCTATCATCTTAGGCGTTATGATCCTAATGATACCCAACTAAGCCGGATAGACAAAGATTATATTTTGGGATTCTTGGATTATCTAAAAGCAGCAAAGCAAACTCATACCAAGAAAGAGAAACTTTTGCATGTTAATACTCAAGTCTATTATTATAAAATGCTGAGGTATTGTCTGAATTATGCAGTATCGGAAGAACTGATATCGGCTAACCCCATGAATAAAATGAAGAATGAAGAAAAGCCGCATAAGCATCGTACAGAAAGAGAATATCTTACTATTGACGAATTGAGAAAGTTGGCGCAAACTCCTTTTTACAATACTTTATTAAAAAAAGCTTTTCTCTTCAGCTGTTTTTGTGGGCTGAGACATTCTGATATCATAGCACTCACATGGGGAGATATAGAGATGGACGGGGAGGGTAATTCCCGGCTGCATATCATACAAAAGAAAACCAAGGAGGCCATTTCTTTACCTTTAAGCCCAGAAGCTATAAAACAGTTACCCAAGCGGGAAGATGCCAAGGATAGTGATATAATATTCAAAAAGTTAATAACGTTGGGAAGAACAAATGAAATTTTACCCAAATGGGCTGAACAGGCTGGGATTAAAAAACATATCACATTCCATACAGCCAGACATACCCACGCAACTATGTTGCTAACTTTAGGCGTCGATCTGTATACTGTTTCCAAATTACTTGGGCATACCAACATACAGACTACACAGATTTATGCCAAACTTGTTGATGAAAGCAAGAAAAAGGCAATTGACCTCATACCTAATATAACATAA
- a CDS encoding YjbH domain-containing protein, which yields MRIKRMFIAALLISVSSMLSAQLTYGTTGLLHAPSAEMQKDKTVMLGGNFMNKEITPPTWYYHTYNYFLNVTILPWMEVAYTCTLFKAEALGLKPYGYSGFTNQDRYFSIRLRALKEGQFWRYMPAIVFGTSDPFTSSGGGSIGSTEGNGYYSRFYAAATKHISIGEEEIGVHLSYLYNKRKEYKLNGIAVGISYNPTFVPELRMIAEYDSKDFALGATYLLLKHLHIQVELQKMKYFTGGLCFQFRLK from the coding sequence ATGAGAATAAAACGGATGTTCATTGCGGCACTGCTTATCAGTGTATCATCCATGCTTTCGGCTCAATTGACTTATGGAACTACCGGTTTACTGCATGCTCCTTCGGCAGAGATGCAAAAGGACAAGACAGTGATGCTGGGAGGAAACTTTATGAATAAGGAGATAACTCCTCCTACGTGGTACTACCATACGTACAATTATTTTTTGAATGTTACCATCCTGCCGTGGATGGAAGTTGCTTATACTTGCACCCTGTTTAAGGCAGAAGCTTTAGGATTAAAGCCTTATGGCTATTCAGGATTCACGAATCAGGATAGATATTTTTCTATCCGGTTACGGGCTTTGAAAGAAGGACAATTCTGGAGGTATATGCCAGCTATTGTTTTCGGAACATCAGATCCATTTACTTCATCCGGAGGAGGCTCGATTGGTTCTACAGAAGGAAACGGATATTATAGTCGTTTCTATGCAGCGGCCACCAAGCATATTTCAATAGGAGAAGAAGAAATAGGAGTACACCTTTCTTATTTATATAATAAAAGGAAAGAGTATAAACTGAATGGAATAGCGGTGGGTATTAGTTATAATCCAACTTTTGTGCCTGAATTAAGAATGATTGCGGAGTATGATTCAAAAGATTTTGCATTGGGAGCCACTTACTTGCTTTTAAAACATCTGCATATACAGGTGGAACTGCAAAAGATGAAATATTTCACGGGTGGATTATGTTTCCAGTTCCGGTTGAAATAA